cagagaagcaaatagaatatgctactagttttctgaacacaccatcgcagtatgagttacacgagaagaaggatgactatacacgcactcttgcgaaggtaattgaccaaaagaaggatgaaaaggctaaggagaaggacattgctggcacgagcaaatcatcagctagaagtgcagatgagaaaaggtcaagttcaacaagtgcacccctcaaggccaagcaaacgacaaaaggcaaaaagagaaaggaagttcccctcctcggtgctcagcccaaacaatcgatcccaccactcaaagtgtttaatgttcccaaggtgtacgaggaacatggtggtggtgtcaatatggaagaagctgcaactctagcggctcaatgtggagttaccgtggacgaattgtttggtgccgcagatgatgcactacccactgctgatatagctcctacatTTGTCTACGGGGaagacttggtcagcagagagcagctgcataaactgccaacacatatgcggaatttgcatcagtggtaccttgatgcatgcaaggagaaaaaaatgtacatcgtggcgagtataccatgggaatttTTCTACCGTAACGTGGAGTTCCATTTTGATATGTATGAACAATTGTAtttattcaatctagaagcactcgACAAATATCTCATGATTTTCTATTTCTTgttagttgttaactacatataatttcattttcattcagttcatgttcgttttcattgcatatatatactcattatatcttatgggttctcttttgCAGATCAAGATCGTtgagtgcaaaagtaataatattatcaatgttgggtttgttgacccagataaaatacatgttgaaacggtgaagcataaacgcgaagaaacggggggaaacctactaaggtttttggggcagcaatatttctgtgattcaatattgtttccttacaactacgagtgagagtcttaatgatcttttatgcacattcaatttttcttactcgatgttaagtgtaattcctgacgtatatatgcataacatgtgcagcttccactggattctactagacattcaacctgataagggaatagttgaagtaagagacccactgagtagaggcctggacgggttccaggacttgcagaagttgctccaagtgtaatttccttcatcgccgcgctttatctttcgtgagatatcaattaattatccactcattcaatcattcttttgcctggcagggcttggcaagctttgaagaatgttcataaggacattacctttgcaaagaagctaacatttactcctgtagcgtgcccccagcagccacaagggacgaatctatgtggatactacgtttgcgagtccattcgcatgttaaccactgagaagcagaacagaaataaattcgacgtaagcaataacattcacaactttatttattatcatcaatatttcgttatcaagactgatatagtcatactcatctcattttcgtatataggtcgacttcatgcgggacagactccaaccaaaggaacacgcactaggaatcgcggaggaagtggcgggacttttggttagagaagtaataaacaacaaaggcttgtttagtccagatagttgttctacctccaaatagacggtcgttagtaccgtttgtcgatcgtgagctccatgtatatatgtagggaacctacgaatatgtgtaaggggaatcgacttctgcttccaatattagtttgatcgatctatatatatatataatgaatgaatgtgtacaacttctagtagcgtacaaatatatgcaacttttattttcgaacgaaaaaaatgaaataacaggcggtcggtggcgggggggggggaggggtgctgcacccctcaaaccctaaagcagaagcgttgtgcgcgcgccacgtagaaggccttttgtcgcgggtggtaataccgcccgcgacaaaagggcctgtgccctgcgcgccccacggctgccacgtggtggaccttatgtcgcgggtcgtaagtgacccgggataaaaggccacccttttatcgcgccttgcttgtcgcggctggccgcccgcgacaaaaggccctaaccacccggatcaaaaggcctgttttccactagtgagaaCTCTCATTTCTAGGAAAAGATCGCGGAAGATTTTCACCAAGTACAGAGATCACATTGAACTAGGCCATAACTATAATTTCTTCTTCTataaatatgcaaacaaaataaACTCATTAATATTGACAGGGTTGTTTTCAGAAGTAAAATATATGCATGATTAATTTAAACTATATAACCATGATATCGGGTGAACATGAGATTTGTAGTGCGGTGGCGCGATGCAATCTAGGGCGCTGCTTTAAATAGGTACATCGATGTTTTTTATCGGAAAAAGTCAAAGAAGTTGTAGGGCCAACATGAAAAATACCTTGAAAACTTAATTGCTTTCAATGTCACGCCACTGGGCAAACGCGGCAAACTTTAATACGGTCTTCTTAGGTAGATAAAATAAGAGGAGGTGTGTCGTCTAATAAACTTATGAAATATTGCAACTTGGGCTCCCTGCAAAATAGCAGCAAAACTTCAAATGTAGCAATAATTACACCTTCGCTTATGGTACAAATGGAGAAGATAAAAAAGGAAATGCACACACATACACATACACATCTTCGAAATAACGACAAATTAGCTTTCATCTCTAGATATTGCTACATGCATGCTCTAAAAAGTATGATCATAACACATGTATATGTGAGTGAGTAGTAGATTTATAAACTAATAAGATCGTGGACGATTTTCACCAAGTAGAGAGATCACGTTGAACTAGGCCATAACTAGAATTTCTTCTTCTATAAACATGCAAAAAAAAACTCATTAATATTGAtagtttattttttgtttttagaaataaaatatatgcacgattaATTTAAACTATATGACCGTGATATCGGGCGAACATGAGATTTGTAGTGCGGTGGCACGATTGGATCTAGGGCGCTGATTTAAATAGGTACATCGGTGTTTTTATGGAAAAAATCCAAAGAAGTTGTAGGGCCAACATGTGAAAAATACCCTGGCAACTTAATTACCTTCAATGTCACGCCGCTAGGCAAACGCAGGAACTTTCGACCCTTAGAATTGCCCAAACTTTAATACCATCTTCTTAGGTACATAAAATAATAGGAGGTGGATCGTCTAATGAACTTCATGAGATATTGCAATTTGGGCTCCCTGCAAGATAGCAGCAAAAGTGCAAATGTAGCAATAATTGCACCTTCGCTTATGGTAAAAATGGAGAAATCATATATTTTGTTTGATGAAAACAAAAGATAAAAACAAAGGATGAAATTACATGTTTGTTTGATGGAGTCGTTACAACTAGACAGACTTACACAAGATTTTTTTCCTATTTTTGTATGAAAAAGTTTCATTAATTAGATATTCAATCATTCATATATGAAATAAAGGTTAAATATACAAATATGCTGATTTCTAAAATAACTTGTACTTTCACAATTAGGTAGGTAAATAAGAGAAAATAATATTTAAATTTTAATAATACGAAGGTAACCTATATAACACGTTCTAAGCAATgagatgatgccctcgcatttgcgagggccaccttgctagttttGGAAataactacatgaagctttaggatccaagttagactatagcaccgcctatcatcctcagacaggaggACAAACAGAGAGGACAAATCAGATattggaagatatgcttagggcttgtgtcctagacttcggaggatcatgggaagaacacttacctTTAGTAGAGTTTTCTTACAataacagctatcaaagcagtatcaaaatggcaccatttgaagccctGTACAGAAGAAAGTGCAGATCACCAATCTGTTGGTACGAGGCAGGTTCAAGCAAAGAGTTTAATCCAGATCATGTTAAAGAAAAGCAGCAGATCATCGACATCATTAGATATAGACTCCAAATGGCTCAAAGCCGACAAAAGAGTTATGCAGATCAAAAGAGAAGTACATGGGAGCccaaagttggagacatggtttaccttaaagtaagtccgatgaaaggtcttcgGAGATTCGGAGTGAAGGGGAAacttagccctagatacatcaGACCTTTCaaaatactgagtcagaaccgagggttagcctttgaattggatctaccaggaaggttagctcaagtgtaCAATGTATTCCATGGATCACAACTCGGAaaatgtttaaagaccccagatgagccagtatctcaTGATGAGCTAGagctacaaccagatttgacatacatcgagaagccagccaagattcttgaagaaaattggaaacaactcaggaatagagcaataaagtactgcaagattcagtggaagcatcatcccgtgagggaagccacttgggaaaaagaagaagatctGAGAAAGTCATATCCAGAACTGCTCAGGTATTAAAATCACAACTTCggtacgaagttttctttaagggggaaaggctgtaatgtcccaggtttagagacgattgaggggtagaatttagaaagggatgtgcattgcatcgtaaaatctggggaaatttcgcgcttttaaaagaaaactgcatcgaagggggacaagtttctctctcgacaccttacagggttagggtttcgagagtgcgatagacTTGGACCTAACTTCACTCAactagggttttcgagaagagaggggaactttgtaacatcccaaatttcaataaaaagaaagttagaagattccagaaagcaaaatttcaaaccaacaaaaacttttaaattgcatatagtgccatgcataggacttgtgcattttattgatatgccatgatgattgttactatgtgtatgtgatatgctctaaaaccctaaggtgatcatgagaagatcaccaaccaaataaatcaaaaagagaaagaaatcaaataaaaggaaaaaccctaaaaccctcacatatggcctatgccctttttataaattttgaccctagaccaatttggtcttcaccattagtggaacaatgttactaaacacttattacaacttttggaatcaaagaaacacaaataaaatggttttcaaattcaaatttggctcacatatgataatggtcaaatctgccaattatagtctgatcactactttgagcccctgcaattcaaaattttcaaactaaaccttg
This region of Lolium perenne isolate Kyuss_39 chromosome 2, Kyuss_2.0, whole genome shotgun sequence genomic DNA includes:
- the LOC139835532 gene encoding uncharacterized protein, producing the protein MAIKIVECKSNNIINVGFVDPDKIHVETVKHKREETGGNLLRFLGQQYFCDSILFPYNYDFHWILLDIQPDKGIVEVRDPLSRGLDGFQDLQKLLQVAWQALKNVHKDITFAKKLTFTPVACPQQPQGTNLCGYYVCESIRMLTTEKQNRNKFDVDFMRDRLQPKEHALGIAEEVAGLLVREVINNKGLFSPDSCSTSK